Below is a window of Perca fluviatilis chromosome 14, GENO_Pfluv_1.0, whole genome shotgun sequence DNA.
TACACAACAAGACAAATAACCATGTATAAATATCACATAATGTAAACATGAAAACATAATGTTGAATCTACTGCTTTCCTTGATATAGGCAGTCAACACACTCTACTTTCTAAGATGTTTTCAACCCAGTACTGTATAAATAGTTTCCTACAGCATATGAATTGAATTCAGCTCCAAGTCAGCTTAAAATGAGACTAATATTGTTTCTGGTGCTCTAAAATTGCTCTTATATTGATTGGTATTTAAACCTAAAATATCAACCTTAAAAACTAAATAAGTAAATTTTAATAGTTTGATATACGGTCATAAATAGGTGAATGGTACAATGGTGCATCAATAAACAAGGTTTAGATATTAAACTTCCGCCTCCACTGCATCTGCATTCTCCTCTTCTTTGTGGAAGATGTTTTTGCCCGGCTTCTTCATCCAGAAAATTTTGAAATCTCTTGTAATCCCCTCCTCCATCAGCTTCTCTTTGATCTGATGAACAAAAATGTTTACCAATAATGTTACCAATAATAATCATACAATCATACAAAAATGGATAATAGCATAAAttacaaaatgtccaaaaaaagtaaaattaagTCCCCAAATTAAACAAATTTTTCCCTTGAATGTTACTCCCAGAACACTGTTGTGGCATGTTTCCACCCCTGCCTAGACCCAATCACAATCAGACccaatttgtttacaatatctTTGGGGAGGAAAATCGATGTAGGACTGGGAAAAAGCAACACTGCAATAACATTATGAGATAAGTGCCATTCTAGTTTCTTATATAATATCACCATTCACTTACAGAGCATCCAATCTTACAGATTTATataataagatacaaaaatattaccCGATTCAAGATGGCGTCCGTCACAGCAGGGACATTCAAGTCGATTGTGGTTTTCAGTGCTGTCAGCTTAACATTAAACAACTGCGTCCTATCTGGTGATGAAATAGAAATAGATCATTGTTTAGAAATATTATGTCACGTTATCAACATGAGATCACTGAGAAATGAAAAATTACTCACTGTTTTGGCATATGAAATGAAGGTTTTCGTTACAGTGATTTTCCACCCACTTTCCAAGGTGAGTAGCGTTGATCACACTTGCAGCACAGCTCTCAGTTAAACTTACCGGGTGTCCATCTGCCCAGTAACTGAATGATCGGGAAGTGCCATCTGACCACCATCTCCAGGTGTATCTGTACAGGCCGATCCAAACTCTGTTTCCACTTACAACATTCTGGATCATTGTATTCTCAGTTTCGTTTCTCACACTGGCCAGGTCTGTGTAGTGCCTCCTGCAGTAGGCCAGAGCGTCGTCCCTTGTCATCTCTTGGTCTATAAAGAAATATCTACCGATGGAAGTACTTGCCAGGTCTGAAAGATTTTGTTAAAGTTCAGCTGCTATGGTAAATcatgaaaaatacaaacaaaataataaaatatatatggcTATTAAAGGATGATAAGGTAGAAAAAATTACATATTCGCCCAGTTTGGAAAATGTTATACATTTAcaaataacaaaccaaaacaaataaCTTGTTACTCACCAGGCAAGGTTCGGTTATAGCAGACAAAGCGGTTAGCTTCATTGCAGTCATCATACGACCAGAAACCTTGCTGGAAAAGAACACACAACTTCCCAAGTCCCATCGTGCCATTTGGTTGACCTCCCATCCACCTCCTGAAGGTCCATTCTCCCACTCCATAGAATGTATTGTCACTGAGAGCCCACCCCCAGCTATTAAATATGTCATACAGGCCTATCCAAGCTTTTCCCTCATAACCACTGGAAGCAGCTGCAACCCGAAGCTTCGTGTCCTCCATGTTCACGCTGGCCAGGTCTGTGTACTTTTTTCTGCAGTACTTTTGAGCTTCGAGCCAAGTCTTTGGTTCAGTGATTAAATGATAACTATAAAGGCATGAACAGAAACCTGTAAAAAAAAGGGACATTCATCATAGTAAGCACATAGCAAAGATCCACACCTGTTACACATCACTGTTGAAAAAGATTATTTATGATCTGACAACACTGGTCACAATTTGGTCAGGTTTGGGAAAAGAGTTTGGGTTAAAAAAGAAGCATATATGCAAGGCTAGAACAATAGCATGGTTTAGgttcactgtaaaatattacagacccatttagttatgtcgacttatttcttatttttaactgaacgagcttatacaagttgtcgATGTTGAACTCAActttgagtttttgaaagttaaacttgcatttattcgttgggttgactatttaaaaaaaatgtatgtgttgattgaacttaggTATGTAAGTTAGGTTATCAACCAATTGCAGTCAGGACTGCAACTAgttcattggctggccaattcccatgatgcaaggcggtaaatagagttttgttaaaatttgTTGAAAAGTTTacagtttgttcgaaatacaaatgtaactttatgaattacgtttattaaacgtgtgtttagaatgtagtgttttgttgcctggtaattgtcattgtgctggtttacatttgtaaccatgagttaagtgactgttacgtttgataagaagagctggagtatgATAGTGTTAGacattgagcagtaataggctttcttcagccattaatctgcggcgtgtcacttcactagcggccattttatgtcaagtgacacaagatcagcagagaggccGCTATTTTGCACGGGGCCCTGGGGTGGCCCCACCCACTGTATCTccgctataaatgtggttatgttgttttaacttgaaagtgtgagttgaaataaagaagaaaggtatgtctgttatactaggcaaggaaggtttcttgcattattaaagaaaataaatgatttgtttgaacttaaagtatgaagttaaaccaagtaatacaaagttaaatcaactaaaagaacaactttaacaaaactagaacactgtagttacatcaacctcattaactttaatttctaagttgaaacaaaggtagtcttcaagttgagtgaacttcgattttcaaggcagcaggggaacttgcatttccaagttaaacgaacatgaaatttattacagtgttgAAATTACTAATATGTTAAGGTAAGGGTACTCTCTTCTGATGATGTCAGTCTCCAGCCACCtgtttttatgcacattttctCTGAGTGGAAATGAAGTAAAtttgaaaagaataaataaaataaaatctatttcaaaaaaggtttttatGCTTGGCCGAGGTGgaaaatgtaatgtttcaaTAAAAACGTATGCGACGAAGTGCAATGGAAACATACTTAACGTATAAATAATGATGTGGCCAACTCCTAGTAGTGGATtgaaacatacatttatttGCAATTTATGAATTTATGATTTTCCGGAAATTTGGAATGAAATTTGTGGCTCATTGAACGCAAAGCAGACTTTAGATGTTTCATATAAAGTCAATGGAAAGGCACAAGTACAGAATAATTCACACGGGCCAGTGCAG
It encodes the following:
- the LOC120572532 gene encoding lithostathine-1-beta-like; protein product: MTRDDALAYCRRHYTDLASVRNETENTMIQNVVSGNRVWIGLYRYTWRWWSDGTSRSFSYWADGHPVSLTESCAASVINATHLGKWVENHCNENLHFICQNNRTQLFNVKLTALKTTIDLNVPAVTDAILNRIKEKLMEEGITRDFKIFWMKKPGKNIFHKEEENADAVEAEV